A part of Gracilimonas sp. genomic DNA contains:
- a CDS encoding N-acetylornithine carbamoyltransferase codes for MKSFLSINDVENLPELVKDALEIKKNPHVYKDLGLDKSMCLIFLNPSLRTRLSSQKAAFNLDLNTAVLDVGSQGWQLEFADGVKMDSDKAEHIKEAAAVIGSYFDIVAIRAFAKLENREEDYSEQVMESFKKYCPAPVINMESGTGHPLQALADLITIEEHKTVEKPKVVLTWAPHPRALPQAVANSFSKWMQAAGFDLTITHPQGYELVGEAVGNASVEYNQKKAFEGADFVYAKNWSSYSQYGKILSQNPDWMVTANKMKLTNNAKFMHCLPLRRNVIAEDDVVDSENSLIIPQAANRIYSMQVVLQHILKELK; via the coding sequence ATGAAATCATTCCTGTCCATTAATGATGTAGAAAACCTCCCGGAGCTTGTAAAAGACGCGCTGGAAATCAAGAAGAACCCGCATGTGTATAAAGACCTTGGACTGGATAAGTCTATGTGCCTGATCTTCCTGAACCCCAGCCTGCGAACACGACTCAGTTCTCAGAAAGCGGCTTTCAACCTTGACTTGAACACGGCAGTTCTGGATGTTGGCAGTCAGGGTTGGCAGCTTGAATTTGCAGATGGCGTAAAAATGGATTCAGATAAAGCTGAACACATCAAGGAAGCCGCAGCTGTGATCGGCTCTTATTTTGATATTGTAGCCATACGTGCTTTTGCCAAACTGGAAAACCGGGAGGAAGATTACAGTGAACAGGTGATGGAATCGTTTAAAAAATACTGCCCGGCCCCGGTTATCAATATGGAGTCTGGAACCGGACACCCATTACAGGCACTGGCTGATCTTATCACCATTGAAGAACATAAGACTGTAGAAAAACCGAAGGTTGTATTAACCTGGGCTCCTCACCCCAGGGCACTTCCACAGGCGGTGGCTAACTCATTTTCGAAATGGATGCAGGCCGCAGGTTTCGACCTGACTATCACTCATCCTCAAGGTTATGAGTTAGTGGGTGAAGCGGTTGGAAATGCTAGCGTCGAATACAATCAGAAAAAAGCTTTTGAGGGTGCAGACTTTGTGTATGCCAAAAACTGGAGCAGTTATTCACAGTATGGAAAAATCCTTTCTCAGAATCCGGATTGGATGGTGACCGCTAACAAAATGAAACTTACCAACAACGCAAAGTTCATGCACTGCCTTCCGCTTCGCCGAAATGTGATTGCTGAGGATGACGTAGTTGACAGTGAAAATAGTCTGATCATTCCCCAAGCTGCCAACCGAATTTATTCGATGCAGGTAGTTCTGCAGCACATTCTAAAGGAGTTAAAATGA
- the argB gene encoding acetylglutamate kinase yields the protein MKPVKVIKIGGKVIDDEQKLDTFLHAFVSVKEPKVLVHGGGSIASRMGVRLGIKPNMIDGRRITDAETLEVITMVYGGLVNKKIVAKLQALDTNAIGLSGADLNIIPAKKRNPEPINFGWVGDIESVNTKWLTQFLNENAIPVLAPLTHDGNGNMLNTNADTIASSVASALSSDFKTELMLCFEQDGVMNKGQVVTEMNLLLYRYLKDSGAITDGMIPKLDLGFSALKSGVKNVSIRSFGAVAETSSGTKLTR from the coding sequence ATGAAACCCGTGAAAGTCATTAAAATTGGGGGAAAGGTCATTGATGACGAGCAAAAACTGGATACTTTTCTGCACGCTTTTGTGTCTGTCAAAGAGCCGAAGGTGCTGGTTCATGGTGGAGGGTCTATTGCCTCCAGGATGGGCGTGCGGCTCGGCATCAAACCAAATATGATTGATGGCCGCCGCATTACCGATGCAGAAACGCTGGAAGTCATCACCATGGTGTATGGCGGACTGGTGAATAAAAAAATTGTAGCAAAACTGCAGGCCTTGGATACTAACGCCATTGGACTTTCCGGTGCTGACCTGAACATCATCCCCGCAAAAAAACGGAATCCCGAACCCATAAATTTTGGCTGGGTGGGCGATATAGAATCAGTGAACACCAAATGGCTGACACAATTTTTGAACGAGAACGCAATTCCGGTTCTGGCTCCACTCACGCACGATGGCAACGGTAATATGCTTAATACCAATGCCGACACGATTGCCTCTTCGGTGGCATCTGCTCTCAGTAGCGATTTTAAAACGGAACTTATGCTTTGTTTTGAACAAGACGGCGTAATGAATAAAGGGCAGGTTGTGACCGAAATGAACCTGCTGCTATACCGATATTTAAAAGACAGCGGCGCAATAACAGATGGTATGATTCCCAAACTGGATTTAGGTTTCTCAGCGCTTAAAAGTGGAGTCAAAAACGTAAGCATCCGAAGTTTTGGAGCCGTAGCAGAAACCAGCTCCGGGACTAAATTAACAAGATGA
- a CDS encoding M20 family metallo-hydrolase, translated as MKDINQLSEQAIELLKKLISTQSYSGEEDQTADLISGVMKEFGFEPLRKGNNIWGWSGAVDPNKPTLMLNSHHDTVRASSKWRKDPFSPTLEDEKLFGLGSNDAGGPLVSLLATFVYLAQKKQPYNLVFLASAEEETSGKKGVPIVLPELTKIDFAVVGEPTSMDLAIAERGLIVLDCVSHGESGHAARAEGINALYKAMKDIEWFRAFEFDQVSEVLGSINMTVTQIEAGSQHNVVPDECRFVVDVRPNECYTNQEVVDIIRKYVDCDVNPRSLNLNASGIDLNHSIVKKANELNIRTYGSKTMSDQVHMPFNSVKIGPGDTRRSHTADEFIHLDEIRDGIKTYIELLDGLELERG; from the coding sequence ATGAAAGACATCAACCAACTTAGCGAACAAGCCATAGAGCTGCTGAAAAAGCTGATTTCCACCCAATCGTACAGTGGCGAAGAAGACCAAACTGCGGATTTAATTTCTGGAGTGATGAAAGAATTTGGATTTGAGCCACTGCGTAAGGGGAACAATATTTGGGGCTGGTCAGGAGCGGTCGATCCCAACAAACCAACCCTCATGCTGAACTCTCATCACGACACAGTAAGGGCTTCTTCCAAGTGGAGGAAAGACCCGTTTTCCCCAACGCTGGAAGATGAAAAGCTTTTTGGTTTGGGAAGTAATGATGCGGGCGGACCACTCGTAAGCCTGCTCGCCACATTTGTCTATCTCGCTCAAAAAAAGCAGCCGTACAATCTGGTTTTCCTGGCTTCTGCGGAAGAGGAAACTTCAGGAAAAAAAGGTGTTCCCATTGTCCTTCCTGAACTCACCAAAATTGATTTTGCTGTTGTGGGCGAACCCACTTCTATGGATCTTGCCATCGCCGAACGCGGACTCATTGTGCTGGATTGCGTAAGTCATGGCGAAAGCGGACATGCCGCACGGGCTGAAGGGATAAATGCTCTTTACAAAGCAATGAAAGATATCGAGTGGTTCCGCGCATTTGAGTTCGATCAGGTATCGGAGGTGTTGGGATCCATAAACATGACGGTCACTCAAATCGAGGCAGGAAGTCAGCACAACGTGGTGCCGGATGAATGCCGGTTTGTGGTAGATGTCCGTCCCAATGAATGTTACACCAATCAGGAAGTGGTCGATATTATCCGCAAATATGTGGACTGTGATGTGAATCCGCGATCACTGAATTTAAATGCATCGGGTATCGATTTGAATCATTCTATCGTGAAAAAAGCGAACGAGTTGAACATCAGAACCTATGGATCCAAGACGATGTCGGATCAGGTTCACATGCCGTTCAACAGCGTAAAAATAGGACCTGGCGATACCCGTCGTTCTCACACGGCCGATGAGTTTATTCATCTGGATGAAATTCGCGACGGCATTAAAACTTATATTGAGCTTTTGGATGGATTGGAATTGGAACGCGGATAA
- the argH gene encoding argininosuccinate lyase → MSNKKLWEKGIETDAFIEKFTVGKDRELDLELAKYDVQGTIAHITMLESVGLLEKGELEILTKELNRILEEVIEPGDFEIEEGVEDVHSQIELMLTKELGDIGKKVHSGRSRNDQVLVDIRLYLRDQIKEIAGLSKKLFNTLIDQSEATKEVLLPGYTHTQAAMPSSFGMWFGAYAESLVDDLVLLESAYHIINRNPLGSAAGYGSSFPLNRKMTAELLGFEGLNVNSVYAQMGRGKTEQTLSFAMAGLAGTLNKLAADVCLYNSQNFQFLKLPDELTTGSSIMPHKKNPDVFELIRAKTNALKTLPNQIMMATTNLTSGYHRDFQILKEQLFPAIEELKSCLFITEYAAGQMKVNDKILDDPKYKLIFSVEAVNELVKDGVPFRDAYQQVAQQIEDGIFEPPTELNHTHEGSIGNLGNEQIKERMNKIEI, encoded by the coding sequence ATGAGTAACAAGAAACTTTGGGAAAAGGGCATTGAAACTGATGCTTTCATCGAGAAATTCACGGTGGGTAAAGACAGGGAACTTGACCTTGAACTTGCTAAGTATGACGTGCAGGGCACCATCGCTCATATTACCATGCTCGAATCGGTTGGACTGCTGGAGAAAGGAGAGCTTGAAATCCTGACCAAAGAGCTGAACAGAATTCTTGAGGAGGTTATTGAACCCGGCGATTTTGAAATTGAAGAGGGCGTGGAAGATGTACATTCCCAAATTGAACTGATGCTTACAAAAGAGCTTGGCGATATAGGCAAGAAAGTACATTCCGGTCGTTCCCGAAACGATCAGGTGCTGGTGGATATTCGCCTTTATCTCCGTGATCAAATCAAAGAAATTGCCGGGCTTTCAAAAAAATTATTCAACACGCTGATTGATCAAAGTGAAGCTACCAAAGAAGTGCTTCTTCCGGGATATACCCATACCCAGGCCGCCATGCCCTCCAGTTTTGGGATGTGGTTCGGGGCTTATGCTGAAAGCCTGGTGGATGATTTGGTACTACTGGAATCTGCTTATCATATCATCAATCGAAATCCGCTGGGATCGGCAGCAGGCTATGGTTCTTCCTTCCCGCTAAACCGAAAAATGACAGCAGAGCTTCTGGGTTTTGAAGGACTGAATGTGAATTCAGTCTATGCCCAAATGGGAAGGGGTAAAACCGAACAAACTTTGTCTTTTGCCATGGCCGGACTTGCCGGAACCCTCAACAAACTGGCTGCTGATGTGTGTCTCTACAACAGCCAGAACTTTCAGTTTTTGAAGCTGCCGGATGAACTCACCACTGGCTCCAGCATCATGCCCCACAAAAAGAATCCGGATGTATTTGAGCTGATCCGCGCTAAAACCAATGCACTGAAAACACTACCCAACCAAATTATGATGGCTACCACGAATCTGACTTCCGGCTACCACCGCGATTTCCAGATTTTGAAAGAGCAGCTGTTTCCCGCCATCGAAGAATTAAAAAGCTGTTTATTCATTACCGAATACGCGGCCGGACAAATGAAGGTAAATGATAAAATTTTAGACGATCCAAAATACAAACTCATCTTCTCTGTGGAAGCCGTCAATGAGTTAGTAAAAGATGGCGTGCCTTTCCGGGATGCATATCAACAAGTAGCTCAACAAATTGAAGACGGTATTTTTGAACCTCCGACTGAATTGAATCATACTCATGAAGGCAGTATCGGAAATTTGGGCAATGAGCAGATAAAAGAACGGATGAATAAAATTGAGATTTGA
- a CDS encoding 2'-5' RNA ligase family protein: protein MANYLYFIALIPPSPLKDEVQKLKLEVKEKFNSSHSLNAPPHITLLSPFRLEDENEDKLDSLLDVFSQAFKPFEIQFNDFSTFPPRVIFIDVEKSPKLMKVQEKLEELARKNSELFNYNYDKRPYHPHLTLAFKDLTKSNFHKAWKEFQDRTFDASFTAKDLYLLKHTGENWKVVRSFSFRAS, encoded by the coding sequence ATGGCGAACTACCTCTACTTCATAGCACTTATTCCACCAAGTCCGCTAAAGGATGAAGTACAGAAACTAAAGCTGGAAGTGAAAGAGAAGTTTAACAGCTCACATTCGCTGAATGCCCCGCCGCATATAACACTTCTGAGTCCCTTCCGGCTGGAGGATGAAAACGAAGACAAACTGGATTCCCTGCTCGATGTTTTTTCTCAAGCTTTTAAACCTTTTGAAATCCAGTTTAACGACTTCTCTACCTTTCCGCCCCGCGTGATTTTTATCGATGTGGAGAAAAGCCCAAAACTGATGAAAGTGCAAGAAAAACTGGAAGAGCTGGCGCGTAAAAACTCAGAGCTGTTTAATTATAACTATGATAAGCGCCCCTATCACCCTCACCTCACTCTGGCCTTCAAAGACCTCACCAAATCCAACTTTCATAAAGCCTGGAAGGAATTTCAGGACCGAACTTTTGATGCATCCTTTACCGCAAAGGATTTATACCTCTTAAAACACACCGGCGAAAACTGGAAAGTGGTTCGCAGTTTTTCATTCCGTGCTTCTTAG
- a CDS encoding FAD-dependent oxidoreductase, which translates to MQKELQIRVLPEVAGEPHLLEEYIIDKEGLASEDLRYVEVLRRSIDARARQAYYNLKVRLYINEEFESEEITLPDYPNVSNAEEVIIIGAGPAGLFAALELMEQGLKPVILERGKNAKDRIQDLKGINVQHVVNEDSNYCFGEGGAGTYSDGKLYTRSKKRGDVQKVLELLVGFGAVKNILVEAHPHIGTNKLPKIIANMRECILQHGGEIHFNTRVTDLITDSSSIRGVEARDGEKFYAKKVILATGHSARDIFELLHRKGIEIQLKPLAIGVRVEHPQSLVDSIQYNCETRGDYLPPAAYSIVKQVDDRGVYSFCMCPGGVIAPCATSPREIVTNGWSSSRRARSTANSGVVVELKPEDFKSFEKYGPLAAMEFQRAIEQKAWKAGGETQTAPAQRLRDFIKSDVSKDLPNTSYAPGITSVELGSILPSFIHKTLKEGFLQFEKSMRGYLTNDAVVHAPETRTSSPVKIPRDRETLEHVQIAGLYPCGEGAGYAGGIVSAAMDGMRCAKQIKLRSTE; encoded by the coding sequence ATGCAAAAAGAACTACAGATCCGCGTTCTGCCCGAAGTGGCAGGTGAGCCTCATTTACTTGAAGAATATATCATTGACAAAGAAGGCCTGGCATCCGAAGATCTTCGTTATGTGGAAGTCTTGCGCCGATCCATTGATGCCCGTGCCCGGCAGGCGTACTATAATCTGAAAGTCCGGCTCTATATTAATGAGGAATTTGAGTCCGAAGAAATCACGTTGCCCGATTATCCGAATGTCAGTAATGCGGAAGAGGTAATTATCATCGGGGCGGGGCCAGCCGGATTGTTTGCAGCTCTTGAATTGATGGAACAAGGATTGAAGCCGGTCATTTTAGAGCGTGGTAAAAATGCCAAAGACCGTATCCAGGATCTGAAGGGAATCAATGTACAGCATGTCGTAAATGAAGATTCTAACTATTGTTTTGGGGAAGGAGGAGCCGGTACTTATTCAGACGGAAAGCTTTATACCCGTTCAAAGAAGCGGGGTGATGTTCAAAAGGTGCTGGAGTTGTTGGTTGGTTTTGGAGCAGTAAAGAATATCCTGGTGGAAGCTCATCCCCACATCGGGACTAATAAACTTCCCAAAATCATCGCTAACATGAGGGAGTGTATTCTTCAGCATGGAGGTGAGATTCATTTTAATACCCGTGTAACCGATCTTATTACGGATTCCTCTTCTATAAGGGGAGTGGAAGCCAGGGATGGTGAAAAGTTTTACGCAAAAAAGGTGATTCTGGCAACGGGTCACTCTGCAAGGGATATTTTTGAGTTGCTGCATCGTAAAGGGATTGAGATTCAGCTGAAGCCGCTGGCTATTGGTGTTCGAGTGGAGCATCCGCAGTCGCTGGTCGATTCCATTCAGTATAATTGTGAAACCCGGGGAGACTATCTTCCACCTGCCGCTTATAGTATTGTGAAACAAGTGGATGATCGAGGGGTGTATTCGTTTTGTATGTGTCCCGGAGGTGTGATTGCTCCCTGCGCCACTTCACCCAGAGAGATCGTTACAAATGGATGGTCTTCATCACGGCGGGCTCGTTCAACGGCAAACTCGGGAGTAGTAGTTGAATTGAAGCCGGAAGATTTCAAGTCTTTTGAGAAATACGGTCCCCTGGCAGCCATGGAATTTCAGCGAGCTATTGAACAAAAAGCGTGGAAAGCAGGTGGTGAAACTCAAACAGCCCCGGCGCAGCGATTACGGGATTTCATCAAAAGCGATGTCTCCAAAGATCTGCCCAATACGTCTTATGCTCCCGGAATTACCTCCGTTGAACTGGGTTCTATTTTGCCTTCATTTATTCACAAAACGCTGAAAGAAGGATTTCTTCAATTCGAAAAAAGCATGCGTGGCTATTTAACCAATGATGCGGTTGTGCATGCCCCGGAAACCCGAACATCCAGCCCGGTTAAAATTCCCCGGGACCGGGAAACACTGGAGCATGTGCAGATCGCCGGATTATATCCCTGTGGAGAAGGGGCAGGTTATGCGGGAGGCATTGTTTCCGCAGCTATGGATGGGATGAGATGTGCCAAGCAGATCAAGCTAAGAAGCACGGAATGA
- a CDS encoding NADP-dependent oxidoreductase, translating into MSNQMNAAFIEQYGDSSTIKTGKLEKPEAGEGEVLVKIQAAGVNPVDGAIVGGMLKDAIPGEFPLIPGWDVAGVVEEVGHSVSRFSPGDEVYAYARRPKIQHGTFAEYISLPESYLAERPTNVSAEEAGGIPLVGLTAYQSIFDFGELKKGQTLLILGSSGGVGTLAIQLAKSVGAKVIGVASEKNHDYMKELGADITIDYNENHVGEAVKEAQPDGVDLIFHCSRGDSFAQVMEAGVLKEGGKVVSITNSKPDISDDIDFKYVFVEPNAEQLEHIAVLADSGKISVPVTETFSLEEAGEALEKIQSLHTRGKLIITP; encoded by the coding sequence ATGAGTAACCAAATGAACGCTGCCTTTATTGAGCAGTATGGAGATTCCAGTACCATAAAAACAGGAAAACTAGAAAAACCAGAAGCCGGAGAAGGCGAAGTCCTGGTTAAAATTCAGGCAGCCGGAGTTAACCCCGTGGATGGAGCCATTGTTGGCGGAATGCTTAAAGATGCCATTCCCGGAGAATTCCCTCTTATCCCCGGTTGGGATGTAGCAGGAGTGGTTGAAGAAGTTGGTCACTCAGTGAGCCGATTTAGCCCCGGTGATGAAGTATACGCGTATGCACGCCGGCCTAAAATCCAGCATGGTACTTTTGCCGAATATATCAGCTTGCCGGAATCTTATCTCGCAGAACGACCGACAAATGTGTCTGCAGAAGAAGCAGGCGGAATCCCTTTAGTTGGATTAACAGCTTATCAGTCTATTTTTGATTTTGGAGAGCTTAAAAAAGGTCAAACCCTGCTCATTTTAGGTTCTTCCGGTGGAGTTGGGACGCTCGCCATACAGTTAGCGAAATCAGTCGGCGCCAAGGTAATTGGTGTGGCAAGCGAAAAAAATCATGACTACATGAAAGAACTCGGTGCTGACATAACCATCGACTATAACGAAAATCATGTTGGCGAAGCTGTTAAAGAAGCTCAACCTGATGGTGTGGATTTAATTTTCCATTGCTCACGGGGAGATTCCTTTGCGCAAGTAATGGAAGCCGGAGTATTAAAAGAAGGCGGAAAAGTGGTTTCTATCACCAACAGCAAGCCCGATATCAGCGATGATATTGACTTCAAATATGTATTCGTGGAACCGAATGCGGAACAACTCGAACACATTGCTGTACTGGCTGACAGTGGCAAGATTTCTGTACCCGTCACTGAGACCTTTTCCTTGGAAGAAGCCGGCGAAGCACTCGAAAAAATACAGTCTTTACATACCCGCGGTAAACTGATTATTACTCCTTAA
- the ggt gene encoding gamma-glutamyltransferase: MKSVLRSSILLLFILSALPVKHAVAQIDREAGNMISTRSEVIAQRGMVATSQPLATQVGLQVLKNGGNAIDAAIAANAAMGLMEPTGNGIGGDLFAIIWHEESGKLYALNASGRSPRGLSYDRLMEILEEKGEDGIPPYDLLSVSVPGAVDGWFTMHERFGSTPMEDILEEPIWYAENGFPVSEAISASWRRSAPYLSRQPGAFKETFTFDGRGPNKGEIFKNPDLGNTFRLLASEGRDAFYRGEIAEKIDSWMKENGGYLRYEDFDKHESEWVEPQTVNYRGYDVYQVGGNVQGTAVLQMLNILEGFDLSKTGFATAETYHLFIEAKKLAFEDRAKHYADPSFYDVPYEKLLSKEYAAERRKLIGDEAREDLTTGVDVLEDGDTIYLTTADKHGNMVSLIQSNFRGMGTGFVVPGTGFSFQNRGELFSLDPNHPNVYEPGKRPFHTIIPGFVMKDGEPFMTIGNMGGAYQPMGHVSLITNVIDFGMNMQQAGDALRWEHSGSSQPTDGMDETLTDVGMVSIESSIDYQVVRDLEAMGHDVQIGHSFFGRFQAIMRDLETGVYYGASESRVDGQAAGY, from the coding sequence ATGAAATCCGTTTTACGCTCTTCGATTCTTTTACTATTCATTCTATCTGCTCTTCCTGTTAAACACGCTGTCGCACAAATTGATCGCGAAGCTGGTAACATGATATCAACCCGCTCCGAGGTTATTGCACAGCGCGGGATGGTAGCTACCAGTCAGCCCCTGGCAACGCAGGTGGGACTCCAGGTTTTAAAAAACGGAGGAAATGCCATTGATGCGGCTATTGCAGCCAATGCGGCCATGGGTTTAATGGAACCCACCGGAAATGGAATCGGGGGCGACCTCTTTGCCATTATCTGGCATGAGGAAAGCGGAAAATTGTATGCCCTGAATGCCAGCGGCCGTTCACCCCGCGGCCTTTCCTACGACCGCCTGATGGAAATACTGGAAGAGAAAGGCGAAGATGGCATCCCTCCCTACGATCTTCTTTCGGTTTCAGTGCCCGGAGCTGTGGATGGATGGTTCACCATGCATGAGCGTTTTGGCTCAACGCCGATGGAAGATATTCTTGAAGAACCCATATGGTATGCGGAAAATGGGTTTCCTGTGAGTGAAGCCATTTCCGCAAGCTGGCGCCGAAGTGCTCCTTATTTAAGCCGGCAGCCCGGGGCCTTTAAAGAGACTTTTACCTTTGATGGGCGTGGTCCGAATAAAGGAGAAATCTTTAAAAATCCTGATTTAGGGAACACCTTCCGACTTCTGGCCAGCGAGGGTCGGGATGCTTTTTACCGGGGTGAAATTGCTGAAAAGATCGACAGCTGGATGAAAGAAAACGGAGGCTACCTTCGCTACGAAGATTTTGACAAGCATGAATCAGAATGGGTGGAACCCCAAACCGTCAACTATCGGGGCTACGATGTATATCAGGTAGGCGGAAATGTACAAGGGACGGCGGTACTTCAGATGCTCAATATTCTGGAAGGCTTTGATCTTTCAAAGACCGGGTTTGCCACAGCCGAAACTTATCACCTCTTTATTGAAGCAAAAAAGCTGGCTTTTGAAGATCGGGCGAAGCATTACGCAGATCCTTCTTTTTATGATGTCCCTTATGAAAAATTATTATCCAAAGAATATGCGGCCGAGCGCCGAAAACTGATTGGTGATGAAGCCCGCGAAGACCTCACTACCGGCGTGGATGTTCTCGAAGACGGCGATACCATTTATCTCACCACAGCCGACAAGCACGGCAACATGGTCTCCCTGATTCAAAGTAATTTCCGGGGAATGGGAACAGGATTTGTCGTTCCCGGAACCGGATTCAGCTTCCAGAACAGAGGCGAGTTATTTTCACTCGATCCAAATCACCCCAATGTTTACGAACCCGGGAAACGTCCTTTTCATACCATCATCCCGGGCTTTGTTATGAAAGATGGCGAGCCGTTTATGACCATCGGGAATATGGGCGGAGCCTATCAGCCGATGGGGCATGTCAGCCTGATCACCAATGTGATTGACTTCGGCATGAATATGCAACAGGCGGGAGACGCCCTGCGCTGGGAACACTCCGGATCATCTCAACCCACAGATGGAATGGACGAAACGCTGACGGATGTAGGAATGGTAAGTATCGAATCCTCCATTGATTACCAGGTGGTTCGCGACCTGGAAGCTATGGGGCATGATGTTCAAATTGGGCACAGCTTCTTCGGAAGATTCCAGGCCATCATGCGCGACCTTGAAACGGGTGTTTATTATGGCGCTTCCGAATCACGGGTAGACGGACAGGCGGCTGGGTATTAA
- a CDS encoding cupin domain-containing protein has protein sequence MSTATEEIAEEKVQETDEAKEIMASGEDVGLRVWRNEEPGINKETHSSPYETVGYVLKGKAELHLEDQIVELTEGNSYLVPKDVEHTYKIIETFSAVEATSPPAHLIET, from the coding sequence ATGAGTACAGCAACCGAGGAGATTGCAGAAGAGAAAGTACAGGAAACGGATGAAGCCAAAGAGATTATGGCTTCCGGCGAAGATGTAGGGCTCAGAGTTTGGAGGAATGAAGAGCCGGGTATCAACAAAGAAACGCACAGCAGTCCGTATGAAACCGTGGGCTATGTGCTGAAAGGAAAGGCCGAACTGCATTTGGAGGATCAGATTGTAGAACTCACCGAAGGGAATTCATATCTCGTTCCCAAGGATGTTGAACACACCTATAAGATTATCGAAACCTTTTCCGCTGTGGAAGCTACCTCGCCTCCGGCACATCTAATTGAAACGTAA